A window from Pseudomonas kribbensis encodes these proteins:
- a CDS encoding sulfurtransferase TusA family protein, with product MTDAVAHDCELDASGLNCPLPLLKAKMELNKLPSGAVLKVIATDAGSQRDFRTFARLAGHTLLREEDEAGVYRYWLKKA from the coding sequence ATGACCGACGCTGTAGCCCATGACTGTGAACTGGACGCCAGTGGCCTGAATTGCCCGTTGCCGTTGCTCAAGGCCAAGATGGAACTGAACAAGCTGCCCAGTGGCGCGGTGCTCAAGGTAATCGCCACGGATGCCGGCTCGCAGCGCGACTTTCGCACCTTTGCCCGGTTGGCCGGTCATACGCTGCTGCGTGAAGAAGACGAGGCGGGCGTCTACCGGTACTGGTTGAAAAAAGCCTGA
- a CDS encoding AI-2E family transporter, with amino-acid sequence MFKVLRDWIQRYFSDEEAVVLAVLLFLAFTAVLTLGGMLAPVLAGMVLAYLMQGLVVTLERLRMPGGAAVGLVFALFMGVLLLFIVVVLPLLWHQLITLFNELPGMLAKWQSLLLLLPERYPHLVSDEQVLQAIEAARGEIGKFGQWALTFSLSSLPLLVNIMIYLVLVPILVFFFLKDRVMIGEWVRGYLPRERALITRVAEEMNRQIANYIRGKVIEIVICGGVTYIAFVALGLNYAALLALLVGVSVVVPYVGAVVVTVPVMLIALFQWGWSDQFIYLMAVYGIIQTLDGNVLVPLLFSEAVNLHPVAIICAVLLFGGLWGFWGVFFAIPLATLFKAVLDAWPRKEPVVAPLL; translated from the coding sequence ATGTTCAAAGTGTTACGCGACTGGATTCAGCGCTACTTTTCCGATGAAGAGGCGGTGGTGCTGGCGGTGTTGTTGTTTCTCGCCTTCACCGCCGTGCTTACCCTTGGCGGAATGCTCGCGCCCGTGCTGGCCGGGATGGTGCTGGCGTATCTGATGCAGGGGCTGGTGGTCACGCTTGAGCGCCTGCGCATGCCCGGTGGTGCGGCGGTGGGACTGGTGTTTGCGCTGTTCATGGGCGTGCTGCTGTTGTTCATCGTCGTGGTGCTGCCGCTGCTCTGGCATCAATTGATCACGCTGTTCAACGAGTTACCGGGCATGCTCGCCAAGTGGCAATCGCTGCTGTTGCTGCTGCCGGAGCGCTATCCGCATCTGGTGTCCGACGAGCAAGTGCTGCAAGCCATCGAAGCGGCGCGCGGCGAGATCGGTAAATTCGGGCAGTGGGCGCTGACGTTCTCGTTGTCGAGTCTGCCACTGCTGGTGAACATCATGATCTACCTGGTCCTGGTGCCGATCCTGGTGTTCTTCTTCTTGAAAGACCGGGTGATGATCGGTGAGTGGGTGCGCGGTTATCTGCCCCGTGAACGAGCTCTGATCACTCGGGTTGCCGAGGAAATGAACCGGCAGATTGCCAACTACATTCGCGGCAAGGTCATCGAGATCGTGATTTGTGGCGGGGTGACCTACATCGCCTTCGTCGCCCTCGGGCTGAACTACGCGGCACTGCTGGCGTTGCTGGTGGGCGTGTCGGTGGTGGTGCCGTATGTCGGGGCGGTGGTGGTGACGGTGCCGGTGATGCTGATTGCGCTGTTCCAGTGGGGCTGGAGCGATCAGTTCATCTATCTGATGGCGGTCTACGGGATCATTCAGACCCTGGATGGCAACGTGCTGGTGCCGTTGCTGTTCTCCGAAGCGGTCAACCTGCACCCGGTGGCGATCATCTGTGCGGTGCTGTTGTTCGGCGGATTGTGGGGCTTCTGGGGTGTGTTCTTCGCGATTCCGCTGGCGACGCTGTTCAAGGCTGTGCTCGATGCGTGGCCGCGCAAGGAGCCGGTGGTGGCGCCACTGCTTTGA
- a CDS encoding peroxiredoxin, which yields MAVAIDQPIADFEAPATSGQTVSLSALKGKQVVIYFYPKDSTPGCTTEGQGFRDQYAAFKAANTEIFGISRDSLKSHENFKCKQEFPFELISDKDEAVCQLFDVIKLKKLYGKEYLGVDRSTFLIDKDGVLRQEWRGVKVPGHVDAVLAAAQALNKA from the coding sequence ATGGCCGTAGCTATCGATCAACCGATTGCCGACTTCGAAGCACCCGCCACCAGCGGGCAAACCGTCAGCCTCTCGGCCCTCAAGGGCAAGCAAGTGGTGATCTACTTCTATCCGAAGGACAGCACCCCGGGCTGCACCACTGAAGGTCAGGGCTTTCGCGATCAGTACGCCGCGTTCAAGGCTGCCAACACGGAAATCTTCGGTATCTCCCGCGACAGCCTGAAGTCCCACGAGAACTTCAAGTGCAAGCAGGAATTTCCGTTCGAACTGATCAGCGACAAGGACGAAGCCGTCTGCCAGCTGTTCGACGTGATCAAGCTGAAAAAACTTTACGGCAAGGAATACCTGGGCGTGGATCGCAGCACGTTCCTGATCGACAAGGATGGCGTTCTGCGTCAGGAATGGCGCGGCGTGAAGGTGCCAGGCCACGTTGATGCGGTGCTGGCCGCTGCTCAGGCGCTGAACAAGGCCTGA
- a CDS encoding glycine cleavage system protein R: MSTPTVREQFLVISALGANPMELTNVLCRASHENRCAVVTSRLTRHGECSALVLEVSGSWDALARLEGSLPTLAKRHSFTVNVVRSAALENRPQALPYVAYVSSAYRPDIINELCQFFMDHNVELENLTCDTYQAPQTGGTMLNATFTVTLPAGTQISWLRDQFLDFADAMNLDALIEPWRPQNPM, translated from the coding sequence ATGTCCACCCCCACAGTTCGCGAACAATTCCTTGTCATCAGTGCCCTCGGCGCCAATCCCATGGAGCTGACCAACGTCCTGTGCCGCGCCAGCCATGAAAACCGCTGCGCGGTCGTCACTTCGCGCCTGACCCGCCACGGCGAGTGCAGTGCACTGGTGCTCGAAGTTTCCGGCAGCTGGGACGCCCTGGCCCGCCTGGAAGGCAGCCTGCCAACCCTGGCCAAACGTCACTCGTTCACGGTCAACGTGGTGCGCAGCGCCGCCCTGGAAAACCGTCCGCAAGCCCTGCCGTATGTGGCTTACGTGTCTTCGGCCTACCGCCCGGACATCATCAACGAGCTGTGCCAGTTCTTCATGGATCACAACGTCGAGCTGGAAAACCTGACCTGCGATACCTATCAGGCACCTCAGACCGGCGGCACCATGCTCAACGCCACGTTCACCGTGACCCTGCCGGCCGGCACCCAGATCAGCTGGCTGCGCGACCAGTTCCTGGACTTCGCCGATGCCATGAACCTCGACGCACTGATCGAGCCGTGGCGCCCACAGAACCCAATGTAA